In Streptomyces sp. NBC_00448, the following are encoded in one genomic region:
- a CDS encoding DoxX family protein: MNTALWIVAGLLAAAFLVAGANKLFIPREKLAKAPGGGWALDFDAGFVKALGAVEVLGAAGLVLPGWLGIAQILAPSAAVGLGLIMIGAAVVESRRREFVHVLVNVVYLALILFVAVGRFGPESFTK; encoded by the coding sequence GTGAACACCGCTCTGTGGATCGTCGCCGGGCTGCTGGCCGCGGCCTTCCTGGTCGCCGGCGCCAACAAGCTGTTCATCCCCCGGGAGAAGCTGGCCAAGGCCCCCGGCGGGGGATGGGCCCTGGACTTCGACGCCGGGTTCGTCAAGGCCCTCGGCGCCGTCGAGGTCCTGGGCGCCGCCGGCCTGGTGCTGCCCGGCTGGCTCGGCATCGCGCAGATCCTGGCGCCGAGCGCCGCGGTCGGCCTGGGCCTGATCATGATCGGCGCGGCGGTCGTGGAGTCCCGCCGCCGGGAGTTCGTGCACGTCCTGGTGAACGTGGTCTACCTCGCCCTGATCCTGTTCGTGGCGGTCGGCCGCTTCGGCCCCGAGTCCTTCACCAAGTAG
- a CDS encoding RICIN domain-containing protein translates to MLPLRHARTGRAGTRHARTGGPRRGRAATFTAALVTWLAAVLAFALPSTAAHAAATAQFNPGQTWQDSAGGVLQLHGLGIVKSGSTWYGFGEDKTGENSGDASFQDIPCYSSTDLAHWTKKGQALTRQADGDLGPNRVVERPKVIYNASTHTYVMYLHIDSSSYGDAKVGVATSSTPCGPYTYRGSFRPLGFESRDLNIFQDTDGTAYLLSEDRSNGLRIDKLSADYLSVTSAVAVLPDYEAPAMAKVGGRYFLLGSHLSGWSTNDNDYATATSLAGPWSGWRPFAAAGTSTYDSQTANIIPVQGSSGTTYIYAGDRWNTSDLGSSALVWLPMTISGSTLSVGWQNSWTLDSAAGTWSNGSSNPADGTMTLANANSSLLMDVSGGSTADGAAVIQWGADGGANQQWTMSRVDGNVYTLASAASGKCLEVPGSSADQGTQLDQRTCDGGSNQRWAVEAAGTYTSPTDSWFVLVNLATGWVADVANQSTTAGDPVVQWVGNGGYNQIWALG, encoded by the coding sequence ATGCTCCCCTTGCGACATGCCCGAACCGGACGTGCCGGAACCCGACATGCCCGAACCGGCGGGCCGCGCAGAGGCCGCGCCGCGACCTTCACCGCCGCCCTCGTCACCTGGCTGGCCGCGGTGCTGGCCTTCGCGCTGCCCTCGACCGCCGCCCACGCGGCGGCGACCGCGCAGTTCAACCCCGGCCAGACGTGGCAGGACAGCGCCGGCGGGGTGCTGCAACTGCACGGACTGGGCATCGTCAAGTCCGGCTCGACCTGGTACGGCTTCGGCGAGGACAAGACCGGCGAGAACTCCGGCGACGCGTCCTTCCAGGACATCCCCTGCTACAGCAGCACCGACCTGGCGCACTGGACGAAGAAGGGCCAGGCGCTGACCCGGCAGGCCGACGGCGACCTGGGCCCGAACCGGGTGGTCGAGCGCCCCAAGGTGATCTACAACGCCTCGACCCACACCTACGTGATGTACCTGCACATCGACTCCTCCTCCTACGGCGACGCCAAGGTGGGCGTGGCCACCAGCAGCACGCCCTGCGGGCCGTACACGTACCGCGGCAGCTTCCGGCCGCTCGGCTTCGAGAGCCGTGACCTGAACATCTTCCAGGACACCGACGGCACCGCCTACCTGCTCAGCGAGGACCGCTCCAACGGCCTGCGGATCGACAAGCTGTCGGCCGACTACCTCTCCGTGACGTCCGCGGTCGCCGTCCTGCCCGACTACGAAGCCCCCGCGATGGCCAAGGTCGGCGGCCGGTACTTCCTGCTCGGCTCGCACCTGAGCGGCTGGAGCACCAACGACAACGACTACGCCACCGCCACCTCGCTCGCCGGCCCCTGGTCCGGCTGGCGCCCCTTCGCCGCGGCCGGCACCAGCACCTACGACAGCCAGACCGCGAACATCATCCCCGTCCAGGGCTCGTCCGGGACGACGTACATCTACGCCGGCGACCGCTGGAACACCTCCGATCTGGGGTCCTCCGCGCTGGTCTGGCTGCCCATGACGATCAGCGGCAGCACCCTGTCGGTCGGCTGGCAGAACTCCTGGACGCTGGACTCCGCGGCCGGCACCTGGTCCAACGGCTCCTCCAACCCCGCCGACGGCACCATGACCCTGGCCAACGCCAACAGTTCGCTGCTGATGGACGTCAGCGGCGGCTCCACCGCGGACGGCGCCGCCGTGATCCAGTGGGGCGCCGACGGCGGCGCCAACCAGCAGTGGACGATGTCCAGGGTGGACGGCAACGTCTACACCCTGGCGAGTGCGGCCAGCGGCAAGTGCCTTGAGGTGCCGGGCAGTTCGGCCGACCAGGGCACGCAGCTCGACCAGCGGACGTGTGACGGCGGCAGCAACCAGCGCTGGGCGGTGGAAGCCGCGGGGACGTACACCTCGCCCACCGACTCCTGGTTCGTGCTGGTGAACCTGGCGACCGGCTGGGTCGCCGATGTCGCCAACCAGTCCACCACGGCGGGCGACCCGGTCGTCCAGTGGGTGGGCAACGGCGGCTACAACCAGATCTGGGCGCTCGGCTGA
- a CDS encoding RICIN domain-containing protein, with amino-acid sequence MTPRTIVLGTAFGLVLALLGAFGPAGIAPGRFTAHAASGSAASGTTAWQAGRFTVDTPDVVRRSDVVLGRPNTTPAQAMPLGNGTMGAAVWAAGGFTAQLNRSDTLPDRKSPGRVTVPGLSRLTDAADFSAHLDLYDGTLVESGGGMTATIYTRADKDELVVEVTGADPAVTQTARLGLWSGRSPQAQAGGGIGTLAETWKDTGRPGSGGATFGSLGGITAGGQGVSASVVDDRTVQVSFTPHPDGSFRVIAAAPHWAGGDAQATASALLGGDATAGAATLSAGHLSWWHTFWNGVGLTEFSSADGSADYMENLRTLDLYDAAAESRDTYPGSQAGVADLFSPYQDSHQWDPSAYWQWNLRMQVQANLSAGAFALNDPYFRLYRDNLPAIQTWTTAHMGGRAGACVPETMRFNGQGYEYETWLSSPGLNCDAGSGPYYNARTISTGAEVGLWVWQQYRMTGDRSFLTANYPLMAQAARFLLAYATTGSDGDLHTYPSNAHETQWDVHDPTTDIAAMQALFPATVQAARLLGQDADLVTRLDAAIPEIRPYARTDAATRTQLLTPADDAAGADVIAPSYDPAASAHNSENVGLEPVWPYGLIGDASPLTDLAKRTYADRPDKLTNDWSNDPLQAARLGLGSEVASTLTGITEAYQKLPSGLATFVGNEPYAEQQGVVAATLDEALVQDYDGLVRIAPALPPGWDADGTVFIQGGSKVSVQAHGGVVTTVGINAGSTGAIKVRNPWPGHQIQVVDGTDEKTVVVASTGNAQISVPAVAGSSYLVQQVADPVGARPVAAVTGTPATQARTLGPVTIGLLPGGPVVGAASGRCLDDPGAVTAPGTKVDIWDCDGSVNQTWTRERHGTLTVQGMCLDASDGGTAPGTAVVLWTCTAGAADQQWTLGPDGTIRNTASGLCLDVTNAGTANGTPAELWTCNGGGNQQWATG; translated from the coding sequence ATGACCCCTCGCACGATCGTTCTCGGCACCGCGTTCGGCCTCGTCCTGGCCCTGCTGGGCGCCTTCGGACCCGCCGGGATCGCCCCAGGCCGGTTCACCGCCCACGCCGCCTCCGGTAGCGCCGCCTCCGGTACCACCGCCTGGCAGGCCGGGCGATTCACGGTGGACACGCCCGACGTGGTGCGCCGGTCCGATGTGGTCCTCGGGCGTCCCAACACCACCCCCGCGCAGGCGATGCCGCTCGGCAACGGCACGATGGGCGCGGCGGTCTGGGCGGCGGGCGGCTTCACCGCGCAGCTCAACCGCTCCGACACCCTCCCCGACCGCAAGTCCCCGGGCCGGGTGACCGTCCCGGGCCTGTCCCGGCTGACCGACGCCGCCGACTTCTCCGCCCACCTCGACCTGTACGACGGCACCCTGGTCGAGTCCGGCGGCGGCATGACCGCCACCATCTACACCCGCGCGGACAAGGACGAACTCGTCGTCGAGGTGACCGGCGCCGATCCCGCGGTCACCCAGACCGCGCGGCTGGGCCTGTGGTCGGGGCGTTCCCCCCAGGCGCAGGCGGGCGGTGGGATCGGCACGCTCGCCGAGACCTGGAAGGACACCGGCCGGCCCGGGTCGGGCGGCGCCACCTTCGGCTCGCTCGGCGGCATCACGGCCGGCGGCCAGGGCGTGAGCGCGAGCGTCGTCGACGACCGGACGGTCCAGGTCTCCTTCACACCGCACCCGGACGGCTCGTTCCGGGTGATCGCCGCCGCGCCGCACTGGGCCGGCGGCGACGCCCAGGCCACCGCCTCGGCACTCCTGGGCGGCGATGCGACCGCCGGCGCCGCCACCCTCAGCGCCGGACACCTGTCGTGGTGGCACACCTTCTGGAACGGAGTGGGCCTGACCGAGTTCTCCTCGGCGGACGGCAGCGCGGACTACATGGAGAACCTGCGCACCCTGGACCTGTACGACGCCGCCGCCGAGAGCCGGGACACCTATCCCGGCTCGCAGGCAGGCGTCGCGGACCTGTTCTCCCCGTACCAGGACTCCCACCAGTGGGACCCGAGCGCGTACTGGCAGTGGAACCTGCGGATGCAGGTCCAGGCGAACCTGTCCGCCGGGGCGTTCGCGCTCAACGACCCCTACTTCCGCCTCTACCGGGACAACCTCCCCGCCATCCAGACCTGGACCACGGCGCACATGGGCGGCCGTGCCGGCGCGTGCGTGCCGGAGACGATGCGGTTCAACGGGCAGGGCTACGAGTACGAGACCTGGCTGTCCTCGCCGGGCCTGAACTGCGACGCCGGCTCGGGCCCGTACTACAACGCCCGGACGATCAGCACCGGTGCCGAGGTCGGGCTGTGGGTGTGGCAGCAGTACCGGATGACCGGCGACCGGTCGTTCCTCACCGCGAACTACCCGCTGATGGCGCAGGCGGCCCGCTTCCTGCTGGCGTACGCGACCACGGGCTCCGACGGTGACCTGCACACCTATCCGTCCAACGCCCACGAGACGCAGTGGGACGTCCACGACCCGACCACCGACATCGCCGCGATGCAGGCGCTGTTCCCCGCGACGGTGCAGGCCGCCCGGCTGCTCGGCCAGGACGCCGACCTCGTCACCCGACTCGACGCCGCCATCCCCGAGATCCGCCCCTACGCCCGCACCGACGCCGCCACCCGGACCCAACTGCTCACCCCCGCCGACGACGCCGCCGGCGCGGATGTCATCGCCCCCTCCTACGACCCGGCCGCGAGCGCGCACAACTCGGAGAACGTCGGCCTGGAACCGGTCTGGCCCTACGGCCTGATCGGTGACGCGAGCCCGCTCACCGACCTCGCCAAGCGCACCTACGCCGACCGGCCCGACAAGCTGACGAACGACTGGTCCAACGATCCGCTCCAGGCCGCCCGGCTCGGCCTGGGCAGCGAGGTCGCGAGCACCCTCACCGGCATCACCGAGGCATACCAGAAGCTGCCCTCGGGGCTCGCGACCTTCGTCGGGAACGAGCCGTACGCCGAACAGCAGGGCGTGGTGGCGGCGACGCTGGACGAGGCGCTGGTCCAGGACTACGACGGCCTGGTGCGCATCGCGCCCGCGCTGCCGCCCGGTTGGGACGCCGACGGCACCGTCTTCATCCAGGGCGGCAGCAAGGTCTCCGTCCAGGCCCATGGCGGCGTCGTCACCACGGTGGGGATCAACGCCGGCTCCACCGGAGCCATCAAGGTCCGCAACCCCTGGCCAGGACACCAGATCCAGGTGGTCGACGGCACGGACGAGAAGACCGTCGTCGTCGCCTCGACCGGAAACGCGCAGATCTCCGTTCCGGCCGTCGCCGGCTCCTCCTACCTGGTCCAGCAGGTCGCCGACCCGGTCGGCGCCAGGCCCGTCGCCGCGGTCACCGGGACCCCCGCCACCCAGGCGCGCACCCTCGGCCCGGTCACCATCGGCCTGCTTCCCGGCGGCCCTGTCGTCGGCGCCGCCTCGGGCCGCTGCCTCGATGATCCGGGTGCCGTCACCGCCCCCGGCACCAAGGTCGACATCTGGGACTGCGACGGAAGCGTCAACCAGACCTGGACCCGCGAGCGCCACGGCACCCTCACCGTGCAGGGCATGTGCCTCGACGCCTCCGACGGCGGCACCGCGCCGGGCACCGCGGTCGTCCTGTGGACCTGCACCGCGGGCGCCGCCGACCAGCAGTGGACGCTCGGCCCGGACGGCACGATCCGCAACACCGCCTCGGGCCTGTGCCTGGACGTCACCAACGCCGGCACCGCGAACGGCACGCCCGCGGAGCTGTGGACCTGCAACGGAGGTGGCAACCAGCAATGGGCCACCGGCTGA
- a CDS encoding helix-turn-helix transcriptional regulator, with protein MAPEQHGGGHSGGEQLGRFLRARRTQTSPQAVGLTPGPGIRRTPGLRREELATLAGVSIDYYTRLERGKETRPSPAVVDALARALQLDDAEHQHLRELAVRAARYAPQPVPAPTRAVRSPVKLLLETVRPNPAYVLSRSMDLLAHNPGGLALYCGMDDWPATQRNLARYLFLHPTARELFPDWGNQVRGCVARLRALAGTDPDAPDLAQLVGELLLKSPDFAGLWERYEVTGRKHLTKTFLHPQVGEITLAFQGMALEGTPGHRMGVYSAGPGTPDHDAMQLLDMTASQASAEHEPHPGHEPHPGHEPHLGHEPHPGHQPG; from the coding sequence ATGGCACCCGAGCAGCACGGCGGCGGCCACAGCGGCGGCGAGCAGTTGGGCCGCTTCCTGCGCGCCCGCCGTACCCAGACCAGCCCGCAGGCCGTCGGCCTGACCCCGGGGCCCGGCATCCGCCGCACCCCCGGCCTGCGCCGCGAGGAGCTGGCCACGCTCGCCGGCGTCAGCATCGACTACTACACCCGCCTGGAACGCGGCAAGGAGACCCGCCCGAGTCCCGCGGTGGTCGACGCCCTCGCCCGCGCCCTGCAACTGGACGACGCGGAGCACCAGCACCTGCGCGAACTCGCGGTGCGCGCCGCCCGCTACGCGCCGCAGCCCGTCCCGGCCCCGACCCGCGCGGTGCGCTCCCCGGTGAAGCTGCTGCTGGAGACGGTACGTCCGAACCCCGCGTACGTCCTGAGCCGCAGCATGGACCTGCTCGCCCACAACCCCGGTGGGCTCGCCCTCTACTGCGGCATGGACGACTGGCCCGCCACCCAGCGCAACCTCGCCCGCTACCTCTTCCTCCACCCGACCGCGCGCGAGCTCTTCCCCGACTGGGGCAACCAGGTCCGCGGCTGCGTGGCCCGGCTGCGCGCGCTGGCCGGCACCGACCCCGACGCGCCCGACCTCGCCCAGCTCGTCGGCGAACTCCTGCTGAAGAGCCCGGACTTCGCGGGTCTGTGGGAGCGCTACGAGGTCACCGGCCGCAAGCACCTCACCAAGACCTTTCTGCACCCCCAGGTCGGGGAGATCACGCTCGCCTTCCAGGGCATGGCGCTCGAAGGCACCCCCGGGCACCGGATGGGCGTCTACTCCGCCGGCCCCGGCACCCCCGACCACGACGCGATGCAGCTGCTCGACATGACGGCGTCCCAGGCGTCCGCCGAACACGAGCCGCACCCCGGGCACGAACCGCACCCCGGGCACGAACCGCACCTCGGGCACGAGCCTCACCCCGGCCACCAGCCCGGCTGA
- a CDS encoding aldo/keto reductase encodes MKHIKLRDLDVSRIGLGAMGMSHGYVGAGTDDAGSIRTIHRALELGLTFIDTAEVYGPYVNEELVGRALKGHRDEVVLATKFGLISHTGRQDGTDSSPASIRTAVEGSLKRLDTDYIDLYYQHRVDPGTPIEETVGTLAELVTEGKIRAIGLSEAGPDTIRRAHAVHPVTALQSEYSLFTRDPEAHVLPVLRELNIGFVPFSPLGRGFLTGTIRSTHQIDPADFRADNPRFTEENFQHNLRLADAVAAVATEIGATPAQVALAWLLAQGDDIAPIPGTRRVARVEENIGADEVRLDEEQLARLSSLPPAAGDTHNEAQMRLLER; translated from the coding sequence ATGAAGCACATCAAGCTGCGTGACCTGGACGTCTCCCGCATCGGCCTGGGCGCGATGGGCATGTCCCACGGCTACGTCGGCGCGGGGACCGACGACGCCGGGTCGATCCGTACCATCCACCGGGCCCTGGAACTGGGCCTGACGTTCATCGACACCGCGGAGGTCTACGGCCCCTACGTCAACGAGGAACTCGTCGGGCGGGCGCTGAAGGGCCACCGGGACGAGGTGGTGCTGGCGACGAAGTTCGGGCTGATCTCGCACACCGGCCGCCAGGACGGCACCGACAGCAGCCCGGCGAGCATCCGCACCGCGGTCGAGGGCTCCCTGAAGCGGCTGGACACCGACTACATCGATCTGTACTACCAGCACCGTGTCGACCCGGGCACGCCGATCGAGGAGACGGTCGGGACGCTCGCCGAGCTGGTCACCGAGGGCAAGATCCGCGCCATCGGCCTGTCCGAGGCCGGACCCGACACGATCCGCCGCGCCCACGCCGTCCACCCGGTCACCGCGCTCCAGTCGGAGTACTCGCTGTTCACCCGTGACCCCGAGGCCCACGTGCTGCCGGTGCTGCGCGAGCTGAACATCGGCTTCGTACCGTTCTCGCCGCTCGGCCGCGGTTTCCTGACCGGTACCATCCGCTCCACCCACCAGATCGACCCGGCGGACTTCCGCGCCGACAACCCCCGGTTCACGGAGGAGAACTTCCAGCACAACCTCCGGCTGGCCGACGCGGTCGCCGCCGTCGCCACCGAGATCGGCGCCACCCCGGCCCAGGTCGCGCTCGCCTGGCTGCTGGCCCAGGGCGACGACATCGCCCCCATCCCCGGCACCCGTCGCGTGGCCCGGGTGGAGGAGAACATCGGCGCTGACGAGGTGCGCCTCGACGAGGAGCAGCTCGCGCGGCTCAGCAGCCTGCCCCCGGCCGCGGGGGACACCCACAACGAGGCCCAGATGCGCCTGCTGGAGCGCTGA